From Xylocopilactobacillus apis, a single genomic window includes:
- a CDS encoding immunoglobulin-like domain-containing protein gives MNLKLTGLASTGLLLLSPISSAMTAVTPVVSVHAENNWDYDVDNPSLGDYDQLLQNAGPNDGVVDWYPTMNALGENPTAQKVVRQLIDLSIATNDKDSNARKVLFNDTTGNNDKAGYKETYDKYNVALGFIAQILDFNNEKSGVGARLKQAAESGTDDPTDSDGDSIIKGRITEDPTNQNVGRNISDVLGTAFFGNADDAYAQIYVNGYDNVAQNEANIIREATSSITIVAQSKTTGKKATAIFKLNNKTQPSVNEGIRLNNYVDNSLYALDKEGSLDIAGLNMTTTPQETLNKINYSKKTSYWFDSSNGGGTIVVPKGTTAKQIANLITKKKLIGTNSLQESAPMKAIQSTTAPGDEGANNEIVGSNGKTWKDVAYNHAYEKTYSASSVTTANWPGPLSENNYVSSANGLGGPDKFGLGQNGNQYREYNNLFNGTVGYNNVVNNIITTSSNQTIDSWFGGGGMSGIPDPKKLHMIDTNALFDPKVDSGKKFSPRSASSIPDFKMSEGTPYDQKGGLVNAANMTRKDGSESKVAGTNDPTRGSNVGKVEHLFQPSSYFKEAYDANHFATNDPTINSAGIDDLTNQLTNTGSFSNGQVKKSFTYEAPVSSWMYKSYNNPYSTVMSSQATVTLDGTALDSRNGVTNSSIQPQEFLDLTDPNNPNVKGPIKLSTDAYVNYVKDDSGDPVYFFAGTFDTGTFEQIVGASPNGTAASNSSSKRINVNLTKSSSHPLDIRFSVQPGNGDNNLFRKFGAVGTTGDSISFDSSSIGGNDMDNTVPPDNSKKDLNNPFIGSTSQIKLDSPYDKFQLWNQNQYFVQTWDKNIRTKDFNGKLTLDAKPIIYNKWISPADYNRNIDSPNFEGKYYIEGTIVLHKNFSGRYELKSLISGNNTSQGDGSKRAYFNSNLYNNPSGDFSYDSSANHKNNSRYFVSQDFSIGPVSTDMIADPGDPGAGVTIDGTYYPYGKNDPAGKSTEDNASKILKLAVLNNDPTQNETNIRDSGADKPTNEFTDSGADGNGHGTDGTGYKLVTISEAASKQGVTEDELAQEVSNVTGKSKDWVKSNQWVEATLPRLNKNAGNARINVVVYDKEAVPAPSKQDTKPSFSTTDISGGNDPFNVNFRPYTTTYDDGAVLKAADVPQNFKNLLARILVAGNPDLVGSPTKLQQILVSSFLDSWQQNDGSFKQTDKGVGVSSPLYMYGGFGISNSDTKNSYAQWPMGYADNSGDYNTAINNYQNDFYRGSGTLKTADNKGTINGIPFTALTVDTSKLDMTKAGSYPVVYTYTNPSDPKDKASITVPVTVSDSSAPVFSFQGSTNTTIHVGDNFDINNYKVVGSWSIFNNYGGDYNKLPNFEGIAKNTDGTPQVTVTGTVDTRKPGIYQVTYKATSTSGAVTEMVRNITVLPSDNSNTPSTSDWEITAYKAVGYINYVPGYGIMVYNAPAGASTGQRLVHGSSWKISHKAVNAKGETFYRVGNNQWINGKYVTFSPINTVTPLRGEVKIVYKKGYGVNLWKSASTTNGYYAGRKLMHGSHWKVSGKQNGFYKVGKDQWIQGEYAGFMAY, from the coding sequence ATGAATTTAAAGCTTACTGGCTTAGCTAGTACGGGTTTGTTATTATTATCACCAATTTCAAGTGCGATGACAGCAGTAACACCGGTAGTGTCAGTTCATGCCGAAAATAATTGGGATTACGATGTTGATAATCCCAGTCTTGGAGATTACGATCAACTGTTGCAAAACGCTGGTCCTAACGATGGGGTTGTCGATTGGTACCCAACTATGAATGCTTTAGGGGAGAATCCAACTGCTCAAAAAGTTGTTCGTCAATTGATCGATTTATCGATTGCAACTAATGACAAAGATTCAAATGCCCGGAAAGTGCTTTTTAATGACACAACAGGCAATAATGATAAGGCAGGGTATAAAGAAACTTATGATAAATACAATGTTGCCTTAGGTTTTATTGCCCAAATTCTCGATTTCAATAATGAGAAGAGTGGAGTTGGAGCACGTCTAAAACAGGCTGCGGAAAGCGGAACCGATGATCCGACAGATTCTGATGGGGACAGTATTATTAAAGGCCGAATTACGGAAGATCCAACTAATCAAAATGTTGGCCGTAATATTTCAGATGTATTGGGTACGGCTTTCTTTGGTAATGCAGATGATGCGTATGCTCAAATCTATGTGAACGGATATGATAATGTTGCGCAAAATGAAGCAAATATTATTAGAGAGGCAACTTCTAGTATTACAATTGTGGCTCAGAGCAAGACGACGGGTAAGAAAGCTACCGCAATATTCAAGCTTAATAACAAAACTCAACCAAGTGTAAACGAAGGAATCCGTCTTAATAACTATGTGGACAACAGTCTTTATGCCTTAGATAAAGAAGGCAGTCTTGATATTGCGGGACTTAATATGACGACAACTCCACAAGAGACGCTGAACAAGATTAATTATTCTAAAAAGACTAGTTATTGGTTTGACAGCAGTAACGGTGGAGGAACAATTGTCGTTCCCAAAGGGACAACTGCCAAACAAATCGCTAATTTAATTACTAAGAAGAAATTAATTGGAACCAATTCACTGCAAGAGTCAGCACCGATGAAAGCTATTCAGTCTACCACAGCCCCTGGTGATGAGGGAGCTAATAACGAGATTGTTGGGTCTAATGGCAAGACTTGGAAAGACGTTGCTTATAATCATGCTTATGAAAAGACCTATAGTGCGTCAAGTGTCACAACGGCTAATTGGCCTGGGCCCTTGAGCGAAAATAACTACGTTAGTTCTGCTAACGGACTAGGTGGACCCGATAAATTTGGCCTTGGTCAGAATGGTAATCAATACCGTGAATATAATAACTTATTCAATGGTACAGTTGGTTATAACAATGTAGTTAATAATATTATAACAACAAGTTCTAATCAGACAATTGATAGTTGGTTCGGAGGTGGAGGAATGTCAGGAATACCTGACCCTAAAAAGCTACATATGATTGATACAAATGCCTTATTTGACCCCAAAGTTGATTCAGGCAAAAAATTCTCTCCAAGATCAGCTTCTTCAATTCCAGATTTTAAGATGTCAGAAGGAACTCCTTATGATCAAAAAGGAGGTCTTGTAAATGCTGCTAATATGACAAGAAAAGATGGATCAGAAAGTAAAGTTGCTGGAACTAACGATCCTACAAGAGGATCAAATGTTGGTAAAGTAGAACATTTATTTCAACCTTCTAGTTATTTCAAAGAAGCATATGATGCCAATCATTTTGCAACTAATGATCCGACAATTAATAGTGCAGGAATTGATGATTTAACCAACCAATTGACAAATACGGGAAGTTTTTCTAACGGTCAAGTTAAAAAAAGTTTTACCTATGAAGCACCTGTTTCAAGTTGGATGTATAAATCATATAATAACCCTTATTCAACTGTAATGAGTAGTCAAGCAACAGTAACGCTTGATGGAACTGCATTGGATTCAAGAAATGGAGTTACTAATTCGTCCATTCAACCTCAAGAATTTTTGGATTTAACTGATCCAAACAATCCCAATGTAAAAGGTCCTATTAAATTATCAACAGATGCATATGTTAACTATGTTAAAGACGATAGTGGAGACCCAGTTTACTTTTTTGCGGGTACTTTTGATACAGGTACTTTTGAACAAATTGTAGGCGCAAGTCCTAATGGGACAGCAGCTAGTAATTCTTCATCTAAAAGAATTAATGTTAATTTAACAAAATCCTCCAGTCATCCTTTAGACATTAGATTCTCTGTACAACCGGGAAATGGTGATAATAACTTATTTAGAAAATTTGGAGCAGTTGGAACAACTGGTGATTCAATTTCATTCGATTCTAGTTCTATTGGAGGCAATGACATGGATAATACGGTGCCTCCTGACAATTCTAAAAAAGATTTAAATAATCCTTTTATAGGTAGTACTTCTCAAATAAAATTGGATTCCCCTTATGATAAATTTCAACTTTGGAATCAAAATCAGTATTTTGTCCAAACGTGGGATAAAAATATAAGAACCAAAGATTTTAATGGAAAATTAACACTTGATGCCAAACCGATTATTTATAACAAATGGATCTCGCCGGCAGACTATAATAGAAATATTGATTCACCTAACTTTGAGGGAAAATATTATATAGAAGGAACAATTGTTCTCCATAAAAATTTCAGTGGAAGGTATGAATTAAAATCGTTAATTTCTGGTAATAATACTTCTCAAGGTGATGGTTCAAAGAGGGCTTACTTTAATTCAAATCTTTATAATAATCCTAGTGGTGATTTTTCTTATGATTCAAGTGCCAATCATAAGAATAATAGTCGATATTTTGTGTCACAGGATTTCTCCATCGGACCCGTTTCGACAGATATGATTGCAGATCCTGGAGATCCTGGAGCAGGTGTTACAATTGATGGAACTTACTATCCATATGGCAAGAATGATCCTGCTGGTAAGTCAACCGAAGATAATGCTTCAAAGATTTTGAAATTAGCAGTTTTGAATAATGATCCAACTCAAAATGAAACGAATATTAGGGATTCGGGTGCTGATAAGCCTACTAACGAATTCACCGACTCTGGTGCCGATGGCAACGGTCATGGAACAGACGGAACTGGTTATAAGCTAGTTACAATCAGTGAGGCAGCTTCTAAACAAGGTGTCACAGAAGATGAACTTGCTCAAGAAGTTTCAAATGTTACGGGTAAGAGTAAAGATTGGGTTAAGAGCAACCAGTGGGTTGAAGCAACTCTTCCTCGTTTAAACAAAAATGCAGGTAACGCAAGAATCAATGTCGTAGTTTACGATAAAGAAGCAGTGCCTGCTCCAAGTAAACAAGATACAAAACCATCATTCTCAACAACAGATATCAGTGGGGGCAATGATCCATTCAATGTTAACTTTAGACCGTATACTACAACTTATGATGATGGCGCAGTGTTGAAAGCAGCAGACGTTCCTCAGAACTTTAAGAACTTACTTGCAAGAATTTTAGTAGCTGGTAATCCTGATTTAGTAGGAAGCCCTACTAAGCTGCAGCAGATCTTAGTATCATCCTTCTTAGACAGCTGGCAGCAAAATGACGGTAGTTTCAAACAGACTGACAAAGGAGTAGGAGTGAGCTCCCCACTTTACATGTATGGTGGTTTTGGAATTAGTAATTCTGATACTAAGAACTCATATGCACAGTGGCCAATGGGGTACGCTGACAACAGCGGAGATTACAATACTGCAATTAACAATTATCAAAATGATTTCTACCGCGGCAGTGGAACTTTAAAAACTGCTGATAATAAAGGCACAATTAATGGGATACCTTTTACAGCACTAACGGTTGACACCAGCAAATTAGACATGACAAAAGCTGGCAGCTATCCAGTTGTCTATACTTACACCAATCCAAGTGATCCAAAAGATAAAGCAAGTATTACAGTTCCTGTAACGGTAAGTGATTCATCGGCTCCGGTATTCTCATTCCAAGGATCAACGAATACAACAATTCATGTCGGTGATAATTTTGATATCAATAACTACAAAGTGGTAGGTTCATGGTCAATCTTCAACAATTATGGCGGAGATTACAATAAACTTCCTAATTTTGAAGGGATTGCGAAAAATACGGACGGAACTCCGCAAGTTACTGTAACCGGTACGGTAGATACTCGTAAACCAGGAATCTATCAGGTTACTTATAAAGCAACTAGCACAAGTGGTGCAGTAACTGAGATGGTAAGAAATATTACGGTGTTACCATCCGATAATAGTAATACGCCAAGTACAAGTGATTGGGAAATAACTGCGTATAAGGCTGTTGGCTACATTAATTATGTACCGGGTTATGGCATTATGGTATACAATGCTCCAGCTGGAGCAAGTACTGGTCAACGGTTAGTTCACGGTAGTTCATGGAAAATTAGTCATAAAGCGGTAAATGCCAAGGGTGAAACATTCTATCGAGTTGGTAATAATCAATGGATTAACGGTAAGTACGTAACGTTTAGTCCAATTAATACCGTAACTCCTCTTCGAGGCGAGGTTAAGATCGTCTACAAGAAAGGTTATGGCGTCAACCTTTGGAAGAGTGCAAGTACAACAAACGGTTATTATGCAGGACGCAAGTTAATGCATGGCAGCCACTGGAAAGTATCAGGTAAGCAAAACGGATTCTATAAGGTCGGCAAGGATCAATGGATCCAAGGGGAATACGCAGGTTTTATGGCTTACTAA
- a CDS encoding immunoglobulin-like domain-containing protein, translating to MKFKIAGLSSIALLLLSPISTAMTATAVPVHAENNWDYDVDNPSLGDYDQLLQNAGPTDGVVDWYPTKNALGANPTAQKVVQQLIDLSLATNDKNSNARKVLFNDTTGSNNKSGYKETYDKYSVALGFIAQILDFNNEKSGTGARLKQAAEVGTDDPTDSDGDSIIKGRITEDPSNKNVGRNISDVLGTAFFGNADDAYAQIYINGYDNVAQNAANIIRETTSSITIVAQSKSTGKKATAIFKLNNKTQPNVAAGTRLNNYVDNSLYALDKDSNVDVAGLNMTTTSQNVIDQLNFSKKTSYWFDSSNGGSTIVVPRGTTAKQIAEIISKKKLMGANSLQEVASMKAIQSTTAPGDEGANNEIIGSNGKTWKDVSYSHAYEPILRGSNVGRVMDSNGPMPYPQNNYVSPIAGLGGPDRDILWKYGERYREYSNIFNGSGHGGFGPNGIITTSPYATYQSWFGGALDDDKLHMIDTNVLFDSEISASKKFMPKSAASIPDFKMSEGTPYDQKDAIPNAANMSSKKSSLENKVAGTIDPMKGSNVGKVKHLFQPSSYFKESYDANHFATNDPKINSSGNGDLINQLLNSGSFSNGQVKKSFTYEAPVSSWMYKSYNNPYSTVVSSQAAVTLDGTAATVRNGVTNSTIQPQEYLNLDDPNNPNVKGPIKLSSDAYVKYVKDDNGDLTYFFAGVFDKDTYQNVMGVGNSSSKTIDIDLKKSDNHSLDINFSLVPSIPANSDNRNTFQKYGVVGTSGKIINEPNMSGSDSGDISGSENIGNLNNPFVNSSDQIKLESPYDKIQLWDESEYYVQTWDKNIRTKDFSGNLTLDSSPIIYNDDTGFGADDRNFDSPNFEGNYYITGAFVLRENPSSHKYDLKKYVIGEHFSQGDGSKRAYFNSNLYNNPNGYFSKTKKFENNSRNFVSQDFSIGPVSTDMITDPGVSGAGVTIDGTYYPYGKDDPAGKSTEDNASKILQLAVLNNAPEHNEANEDLVTHKKPTNEFTDTGADSNGHGTDGTGYKLVTISDAATKQGVTEDELAEEVSKVTGKTKDWVKNTRWVQATLPRLNKNAGNARINVVVYDKEAVPAPTKEDTKPSFSTTDVSGGNDPFNVSFRPYTTTYDDGAVLKAADVPQNFKNLLSKTLVAGNPDLVGSTAKLQQILVSSFLDSWQQNDGSHKQTDTGAGVSSPLYMYGGFGISNSDTKNSYAHWPKGYTDNSGDYQTSVTSYSDDFYRGSKDLVTTDGSKISGIPFSALTADISKLDITKAGTYPVVYTYTNPNDPKDTASITVPVTVSDSSAPVFSFQGSTNTTIHVGEKFDINNYKVVGSWSIFNNYGGDYSKLPNFEGIAKNTNGTPKVTVTGKIDTQKPGIYQITYKATSTTGAVTEMVRNITVLPSNSNDWNVTANKAIGYINYVPGYGIMVYNAPAGSSTGVRLNHGTAWKVSQKAVNAKGETFYQVGSNQWINGKYVSFSPISTMITLKGEVKIVYKKGYGVNLWKSASTTGGYYAGRKLMHGTSWKVTGKQNGFYKVGKDQWIQSDYVSFKSY from the coding sequence ATGAAATTTAAAATAGCTGGATTATCAAGTATCGCTCTTTTATTATTGTCACCGATTTCGACGGCAATGACAGCAACAGCGGTGCCAGTTCATGCTGAGAATAACTGGGACTATGATGTGGATAATCCTAGCCTTGGAGATTACGATCAATTATTACAAAACGCTGGGCCAACAGATGGAGTTGTTGATTGGTATCCAACCAAAAATGCTTTAGGAGCGAACCCAACTGCACAAAAAGTAGTTCAACAGTTGATTGATTTATCACTTGCAACTAATGACAAAAATTCTAATGCCCGTAAAGTGCTGTTTAACGACACGACAGGGAGCAATAATAAATCTGGCTACAAGGAAACGTATGATAAATACAGCGTCGCTTTGGGGTTCATTGCGCAAATTCTTGATTTTAATAATGAGAAAAGCGGAACGGGAGCGCGCCTAAAACAAGCAGCCGAGGTTGGAACCGATGATCCGACAGATTCCGATGGGGACAGTATTATCAAGGGTCGAATTACGGAAGATCCTAGTAATAAAAATGTTGGCCGTAATATTTCAGACGTGTTGGGAACGGCTTTCTTTGGTAATGCTGATGATGCGTATGCTCAAATCTATATCAATGGATATGATAATGTCGCGCAAAATGCAGCAAATATAATTAGAGAGACCACATCAAGTATTACAATTGTCGCCCAAAGCAAGAGTACGGGCAAAAAAGCGACGGCAATTTTTAAGCTTAATAACAAAACTCAACCAAATGTAGCTGCAGGAACTAGACTTAATAACTATGTGGATAATAGTCTTTATGCCTTGGACAAAGATAGCAATGTTGACGTTGCAGGATTAAACATGACGACGACTTCGCAAAATGTAATTGATCAGCTTAATTTTTCCAAGAAGACGAGCTATTGGTTTGACAGCAGCAACGGTGGAAGTACGATTGTCGTACCAAGAGGCACAACTGCAAAACAAATTGCAGAAATCATCTCGAAGAAGAAATTAATGGGAGCTAATTCACTTCAAGAGGTAGCCTCAATGAAGGCTATTCAATCTACTACAGCACCGGGAGATGAGGGAGCTAATAACGAGATCATCGGCTCTAACGGTAAGACTTGGAAAGACGTTTCTTATAGTCACGCTTATGAACCAATTTTAAGAGGATCCAATGTTGGAAGAGTTATGGATTCTAATGGTCCAATGCCTTACCCTCAGAATAATTATGTTTCACCTATTGCTGGTTTGGGTGGACCTGATAGAGATATTCTTTGGAAATATGGAGAACGGTATCGTGAATATAGTAATATCTTTAATGGATCTGGTCACGGCGGATTTGGTCCCAACGGCATAATTACAACGAGTCCTTATGCAACGTATCAGAGTTGGTTTGGTGGTGCTCTTGACGATGATAAGCTACATATGATTGACACTAATGTTCTATTTGATTCAGAAATTTCTGCTAGTAAAAAATTTATGCCCAAATCAGCAGCTTCGATTCCTGATTTTAAAATGTCTGAAGGAACCCCTTATGACCAAAAAGACGCAATACCCAATGCGGCTAATATGTCTAGTAAAAAAAGCTCTTTAGAGAATAAAGTTGCTGGCACAATTGATCCTATGAAAGGATCAAATGTAGGTAAAGTAAAGCATCTATTTCAACCATCAAGTTATTTTAAAGAATCTTATGATGCTAATCACTTTGCGACTAATGATCCAAAAATTAATTCTTCAGGAAATGGAGATTTAATTAATCAACTTCTAAATAGTGGAAGTTTTTCTAACGGTCAAGTAAAAAAGAGTTTTACTTATGAGGCTCCCGTTTCAAGTTGGATGTATAAGTCATATAATAATCCTTATTCGACTGTCGTTAGTAGTCAAGCAGCGGTAACTCTTGATGGTACGGCTGCTACTGTAAGAAATGGAGTAACTAATTCAACGATTCAGCCTCAAGAATATTTGAATTTAGATGATCCCAATAATCCTAATGTAAAGGGACCAATCAAGTTATCATCGGATGCCTATGTTAAATACGTTAAAGATGATAATGGAGATCTAACTTACTTTTTTGCGGGTGTTTTTGATAAAGATACTTATCAAAATGTTATGGGAGTTGGGAATTCTTCATCAAAAACAATTGATATTGATCTAAAAAAATCGGATAATCATTCTCTTGATATTAATTTTTCTTTGGTACCATCAATACCTGCTAATTCAGATAACCGTAATACATTTCAAAAATATGGTGTAGTAGGAACATCAGGAAAAATAATAAATGAGCCTAATATGTCAGGTAGTGATTCAGGTGATATCTCTGGATCAGAAAATATTGGAAATTTAAACAATCCTTTTGTAAATAGTTCTGATCAAATAAAATTAGAGTCTCCATATGATAAGATTCAACTTTGGGATGAATCAGAGTATTATGTACAAACTTGGGATAAAAATATAAGAACCAAAGATTTTTCTGGCAATTTAACGTTAGATTCTAGCCCTATCATTTACAATGATGATACTGGTTTTGGAGCAGATGATAGAAATTTTGATTCACCTAATTTTGAAGGCAATTACTATATAACTGGAGCATTTGTTTTACGTGAAAATCCGTCTAGTCATAAATATGATTTAAAAAAATATGTGATTGGTGAACATTTTTCTCAAGGAGATGGGTCCAAGAGAGCATATTTTAATTCCAATCTCTATAACAATCCTAACGGATATTTTTCCAAAACTAAGAAATTCGAAAATAACAGTCGTAATTTTGTATCACAAGATTTCTCAATTGGACCTGTTTCGACGGATATGATTACTGATCCGGGAGTTTCTGGTGCGGGTGTTACCATTGATGGAACTTATTATCCGTACGGGAAAGATGATCCTGCAGGTAAGTCAACGGAAGATAATGCTTCTAAGATTTTGCAACTGGCAGTTTTGAATAATGCCCCAGAACATAATGAAGCTAACGAAGATTTGGTTACTCATAAAAAGCCTACTAACGAGTTCACTGACACTGGCGCTGACAGCAATGGTCATGGAACTGATGGAACTGGCTACAAGTTAGTTACAATTAGTGATGCAGCAACTAAGCAAGGTGTTACTGAAGACGAACTTGCAGAAGAAGTATCAAAAGTTACTGGAAAAACTAAAGATTGGGTTAAAAATACTCGCTGGGTTCAAGCAACGCTTCCTCGTCTAAACAAAAATGCAGGTAACGCAAGAATCAACGTCGTAGTCTACGATAAAGAGGCAGTTCCTGCGCCAACTAAGGAGGACACAAAACCATCGTTCTCTACAACTGATGTTAGTGGAGGAAATGATCCATTTAACGTTAGTTTCAGACCGTATACTACAACTTATGATGACGGAGCAGTATTGAAAGCTGCTGATGTTCCTCAGAACTTTAAGAACTTATTAAGTAAGACTCTTGTTGCTGGCAATCCTGATTTAGTAGGAAGCACTGCTAAACTGCAGCAAATCTTAGTGTCATCATTCTTAGACAGCTGGCAGCAAAATGACGGCAGTCATAAACAGACCGATACAGGAGCTGGAGTCAGTTCACCGCTTTACATGTACGGAGGATTCGGAATTAGTAACTCTGATACCAAGAATTCCTATGCTCATTGGCCAAAAGGTTATACAGATAACAGTGGCGATTATCAAACTTCAGTTACAAGTTATTCAGATGATTTCTATCGAGGAAGTAAAGATTTAGTTACAACAGATGGAAGCAAGATTAGTGGGATTCCTTTCTCTGCTTTAACTGCCGATATCAGCAAATTAGACATTACCAAAGCTGGAACCTATCCAGTTGTATATACTTACACCAATCCAAATGATCCAAAAGACACGGCAAGTATTACGGTACCAGTAACCGTGAGTGATTCATCGGCTCCAGTATTCTCATTCCAAGGATCAACGAATACCACAATTCACGTAGGTGAAAAATTTGATATTAATAACTACAAAGTAGTTGGTTCATGGTCAATTTTTAACAATTATGGCGGAGACTACAGTAAGCTTCCTAATTTTGAAGGGATTGCTAAAAATACAAATGGAACTCCTAAAGTAACAGTAACTGGTAAAATTGATACACAAAAGCCAGGAATTTACCAGATTACATATAAGGCAACGAGTACAACGGGAGCCGTAACCGAGATGGTGAGAAACATTACCGTGTTACCATCAAATAGTAACGATTGGAATGTTACTGCAAATAAAGCAATAGGTTACATCAATTACGTACCAGGTTATGGCATCATGGTTTACAATGCACCCGCTGGATCTTCTACGGGAGTAAGACTAAATCACGGTACTGCATGGAAAGTTAGCCAGAAGGCAGTGAATGCCAAGGGAGAGACCTTCTACCAGGTTGGCAGCAATCAATGGATCAACGGGAAGTATGTATCATTTAGTCCAATTAGTACAATGATTACTTTAAAAGGCGAAGTTAAGATTGTCTATAAGAAGGGTTATGGCGTCAACCTTTGGAAGTCAGCAAGCACTACAGGCGGTTACTATGCAGGACGCAAGTTAATGCATGGCACTAGCTGGAAAGTAACTGGCAAGCAGAATGGGTTCTACAAGGTTGGCAAAGATCAGTGGATTCAAAGCGACTATGTCAGCTTTAAATCGTATTAA